The following coding sequences lie in one Arthrobacter sp. PGP41 genomic window:
- a CDS encoding energy-coupling factor transporter transmembrane component T family protein yields MRGHGFLLANYVPGNSLLHRSPLALKFLLVFGCGLASFIIQDWLISAAVLGGLCGLFLLTGAGLKRLWGAIRPLAAVLLVIGLFQWWQLGAPAAARIVLNIVICVVAASLLTATTPVQQLLDGVVRAATPFRRFGADPERFALTIGIMLRSIPYIAGTFADVRDSARARGLERNPRALILPVFITSVAFARQTGEALAARGLGEAED; encoded by the coding sequence ATGAGGGGGCACGGCTTCCTCCTGGCCAACTACGTGCCTGGAAATTCACTGCTCCACCGGTCACCGCTTGCGCTGAAGTTCCTCCTGGTGTTCGGCTGCGGCCTGGCCTCGTTCATCATCCAGGACTGGCTCATCTCGGCGGCGGTACTGGGCGGACTCTGCGGCCTCTTCCTGCTCACCGGCGCGGGCCTGAAACGGCTCTGGGGAGCCATCCGCCCGCTCGCCGCCGTCCTGCTGGTCATCGGGCTGTTCCAGTGGTGGCAGCTGGGAGCCCCGGCCGCGGCCCGGATCGTCCTGAACATCGTCATTTGCGTCGTAGCGGCCTCGCTGCTCACGGCCACCACCCCGGTGCAGCAGCTCCTGGATGGAGTAGTCAGGGCAGCCACGCCCTTCAGGAGGTTTGGTGCCGATCCGGAGCGGTTCGCCCTCACCATCGGCATCATGCTGCGCAGCATCCCCTACATCGCCGGCACCTTTGCCGACGTCCGGGATTCCGCCCGCGCCCGGGGCCTGGAACGAAATCCGAGGGCCCTGATCCTGCCCGTCTTCATCACCTCGGTGGCTTTTGCCCGCCAGACGGGCGAGGCGCTTGCCGCCCGCGGCCTGGGCGAAGCGGAAGACTGA
- a CDS encoding energy-coupling factor ABC transporter ATP-binding protein encodes MPSVTFDKATVAVETDHSPEPKVLLDDVTLELTEGRVGVIGANGSGKSTLLRLVNGLIQPTAGSVAVDGDDTVRAVRKVRRNVGFVFTDPLSQLVMPTGREDVELSLRRSVKNGTERRSQAEAALERMGLLHLADQSIYELSGGERQLMALAAVLAVNPQVLVLDEPSTLLDLRNRELLRRTLAGLDQQVIMSTHDLDLALEMDRVLVIEQGKVEFDGAPGEAVAAYRALCMEGLRATEPGVR; translated from the coding sequence ATGCCTTCCGTGACCTTTGACAAGGCAACAGTCGCCGTCGAAACGGACCACTCCCCCGAGCCCAAGGTCCTCCTTGACGACGTCACCCTCGAACTCACGGAGGGGCGCGTGGGCGTCATCGGTGCCAACGGCTCCGGGAAGTCCACGCTGCTGAGGCTGGTCAACGGCCTCATCCAGCCAACAGCGGGCAGCGTTGCGGTCGACGGCGACGACACAGTACGTGCCGTCCGGAAAGTCCGGCGGAACGTCGGCTTTGTCTTCACCGATCCCCTCTCCCAGCTGGTGATGCCCACCGGCCGGGAGGACGTGGAGCTTTCGCTGCGCCGCTCGGTGAAGAACGGCACCGAGCGGCGCAGCCAGGCCGAAGCGGCCCTCGAGCGGATGGGACTGCTGCACCTGGCGGACCAGAGCATCTATGAACTCTCCGGCGGCGAGCGGCAGCTGATGGCCCTTGCTGCCGTCCTGGCGGTGAACCCCCAAGTCCTTGTGCTCGACGAACCCTCCACCCTCCTGGACCTTCGCAACCGGGAGCTTCTCCGCAGGACCCTGGCGGGGCTGGACCAGCAGGTCATCATGTCCACCCACGACCTTGACCTTGCACTGGAGATGGACCGCGTGCTGGTCATCGAACAGGGAAAGGTTGAGTTTGACGGTGCCCCGGGGGAAGCGGTGGCAGCGTACCGCGCCCTGTGCATGGAAGGCCTCCGTGCCACGGAGCCGGGCGTCCGATGA